One segment of Panicum virgatum strain AP13 chromosome 3K, P.virgatum_v5, whole genome shotgun sequence DNA contains the following:
- the LOC120696774 gene encoding protein FAR1-RELATED SEQUENCE 9-like isoform X2: MGNDSTVMEGTSIAIEIDGEAICLDSVGDDEQEAQENGEMQQIIYSAENGEQLAFNNQEQGREEEPTGNEEDREHSSIIPSREELTEELRNKTAYSEEEAYRLYCDYGHRMGFSVRKGKQYYFTGTKTIRTKDYYCSKEGLKDDEQLTEANFNKPETRTNCKAMVRFRVDSEGQWRVIQIIPEHNHELVRPEEIHLLRSVRTLSVPKPGVLNAMVNAEIQAMHGSLHINEDGAECHSQLSIRSYTLLEPEDCEALVGYFKRRANEQGMFYWDVEVDQEGRMANFFWRDGRSRIDYDSFGDVVMFDTSHRTNKYNMICAPFVGVNQHRQNVMFGCAFLLDESPASYEWLFKSFLEAMGGHPPKTIFTDQNESISKVIEDVLPGTRHCLCQRFIEKNLQSYLGTISDSGTFHSMLSKCMRECESEAEFDEAWAMMHHEYNMQKHQWLNDLYQQRHKWCTALHKDAFDGGIESLDRNEGSNNVLSSIDDESTSLATVVHELDKTVGIWRKNESLEDIQCNQAAPECTVKHTRILQHAAEVYTHKVYKSLEKYFLDGCGATSYQEVQCDETLYRLEFILQRSGPKVWVVFLNTSTLDLSCSCKKFETMGVLCSHALNALSLKNVDRIPEKYILKRWTKYVRKGTYPFPVDGFAEQDHSYALMYRNTAMRFVYDLLMKSKSHQNTRKLILDVLESGEKSLESVCELKRLHMHPLGKEKDGNRVEKRKKKSTKQEKHSRNVKQVVLPQPAGLVFVDPPNQDQYYAAEDIASNSSIGRPFFYQGYPATGVSASQIQGHTNMQSVPQCVSQEYSAYAAVQPPSQFGGDRNF, encoded by the exons ATGGGGAACGACAGCACAG TGATGGAAGGTACTAGCATTGCTATCGAGATTGATGGCGAGGCCATCTGTCTTGACAGTGTCGGAGATGATGAACAAGAAGCTCAGGAGAATGGAGAGATGCAGCAAATAATTTACAGTGCTGAAAATGGGGAGCAATTGGCCTTCAACAACCAAGAACAGGGAAGGGAAGAAGAGCCCACAGGAAATGAAGAGGATAGGGAACATAGTTCTATAATCCCAAGCCGTGAGGAGTTGACCGAAGAATTGCGGAATAAAACTGCATATAGTGAGgaagaagcttacaggctgtaCTGTGACTATGGGCACCGTATGGGCTTCAGTGTTCGAAAGGGAAAGCAATACTACTTTACAGGAACCAAAACCATCCGTACAAAAGATTATTACTGCTCAAAAGAAGGTTTGAAGGATGATGAGCAGCTTACTGAGGCAAACTTTAATAAACCAGAGACCAGAACTAATTGCAAAGCGATGGTCCGTTTTAGAGTTGATTCTGAAGGTCAATGGCGAGTTATTCAGATAATTCCTGAACACAATCATGAGTTGGTTAGGCCAGAAGAGATACACTTACTGAGATCAGTGAGGACCCTTTCAGTCCCAAAACCTGGTGTGCTGAATGCAATGGTGAATGCGGAAATCCAAGCAATGCATGGCAGCTTGCATATAAACGAAGATGGTGCAGAATGTCACAGCCAGCTTAGCATCCGTAGTTACACACTGCTTGAACCAGAGGACTGTGAGGCCCTTGTTGGATATTTCAAGCGCAGAGCAAATGAGCAAGGTATGTTCTATTGGGATGTAGAAGTAGACCAAGAAGGTAGAATGGCTAATTTCTTTTGGAGGGATGGGAGAAGCCGGATTGACTATGACAGTTTCGGGGATGTTGTGATGTTTGATACATCACATCGTACCAACAAATATAATATGATATGTGCTCCGTTTGTTGGTGTGAACCAGCACCGGCAAAATGTCATGTTTGGATGTGCATTTTTGTTGGATGAATCACCAGCATCCTATGAATGGTTGTTTAAGTCATTCTTAGAGGCAATGGGTGGCCATCCTCCTAAAACAATATTTACCGATCAGAATGAATCAATCTCCAAGGTAATTGAAGATGTTCTTCCTGGGACACGTCATTGCCTTTGTCAACGGTTCATTGAAAAGAACCTGCAGTCCTATTTAGGCACTATCAGTGATTCTGGAACATTCCATAGCATGCTATCAAAGTGCATGAGAGAATGCGAGTCAGAAGCAGAGTTCGATGAAGCATGGGCCATGATGCACCATGAATATAACATGCAAAAACACCAGTGGCTCAACGATCTGTATCAGCAGAGGCATAAATGGTGCACAGCTCTTCACAAGGATGCATTTGATGGTGGTATTGAATCATTGGATAGGAATGAGGGTTCAAACAATGTTCTGAGCAGCATTGACGATGAATCAACTTCACTCGCCACCGTTGTTCATGAGCTGGATAAAACTGTAGGTATTTGGCGTAAAAATGAGTCTCTAGAGGACATTCAGTGCAACCAGGCTGCTCCGGAGTGTACAGTTAAGCATACCAGAATTTTGCAACATGCTGCTGAAGTTTACACACACAAAGTCTATAAGTctcttgaaaaatattttctagATGGATGTGGTGCAACTTCATATCAGGAAGTTCAGTGTGATGAAACATTGTATAGGTTAGAGTTCATTCTGCAAAGAAGTGGTCCAAAAGTTTGGGTAGTTTTCCTTAACACCTCGACCCTGGACTTGAGCTGTAGTTGCAAAAAATTTGAGACCATGGGTGTACTTTGTTCGCATGCTCTAAATGCACTCAGTCTCAAGAATGTTGATAGGATTCCTGAAAAGTATATTTTAAAGCGATGGACAAAATATGTCAGAAAAGGAACATATCCATTTCCAGTTGATGGATTTGCAGAACAAGATCACAGCTATGCACTCATGTATCGTAACACAGCTATGAGGTTTGTTTATGATCTATTGATGAAGAGCAAAAGTCATCAAAATACCAGAAAACTAATTCTGGATGTGCTCGAGAGTGGAGAAAAATCGCTGGAAAGTGTGTGTGAACTCAAaagattgcatatgcatcccttgggaaaaGAGAAAGATGGAAATAGGGttgaaaagaggaagaaaaaatCAACAAAACAAGAGAAACATTCAA GAAATGTAAAACAAGTGGTTTTGCCCCAGCCAGCTGGCTTGGTTTTTGTCGATCCTCCGAATCAAGATCAATATTATGCCGCGGAAGATATTGCATCGAACTCATCTATTGGTAGACCTTTCTTCTACCAG GGATATCCTGCTACTGGTGTTTCAGCAAGTCAGATTCAAGGGCATACAAATATGCAATCAGTGCCTCAGTGTGTATCACAG GAATATTCAGCATATGCTGCAGTTCAGCCACCATCGCAATTTGGTGGTGACAGAAATTTCTGA
- the LOC120696774 gene encoding protein FAR1-RELATED SEQUENCE 9-like isoform X3, which yields MEGTSIAIEIDGEAICLDSVGDDEQEAQENGEMQQIIYSAENGEQLAFNNQEQGREEEPTGNEEDREHSSIIPSREELTEELRNKTAYSEEEAYRLYCDYGHRMGFSVRKGKQYYFTGTKTIRTKDYYCSKEGLKDDEQLTEANFNKPETRTNCKAMVRFRVDSEGQWRVIQIIPEHNHELVRPEEIHLLRSVRTLSVPKPGVLNAMVNAEIQAMHGSLHINEDGAECHSQLSIRSYTLLEPEDCEALVGYFKRRANEQGMFYWDVEVDQEGRMANFFWRDGRSRIDYDSFGDVVMFDTSHRTNKYNMICAPFVGVNQHRQNVMFGCAFLLDESPASYEWLFKSFLEAMGGHPPKTIFTDQNESISKVIEDVLPGTRHCLCQRFIEKNLQSYLGTISDSGTFHSMLSKCMRECESEAEFDEAWAMMHHEYNMQKHQWLNDLYQQRHKWCTALHKDAFDGGIESLDRNEGSNNVLSSIDDESTSLATVVHELDKTVGIWRKNESLEDIQCNQAAPECTVKHTRILQHAAEVYTHKVYKSLEKYFLDGCGATSYQEVQCDETLYRLEFILQRSGPKVWVVFLNTSTLDLSCSCKKFETMGVLCSHALNALSLKNVDRIPEKYILKRWTKYVRKGTYPFPVDGFAEQDHSYALMYRNTAMRFVYDLLMKSKSHQNTRKLILDVLESGEKSLESVCELKRLHMHPLGKEKDGNRVEKRKKKSTKQEKHSRNVKQVVLPQPAGLVFVDPPNQDQYYAAEDIASNSSIGRPFFYQGYPATGVSASQIQGHTNMQSVPQCVSQEYSAYAAVQPPSQFGGDRNF from the exons ATGGAAGGTACTAGCATTGCTATCGAGATTGATGGCGAGGCCATCTGTCTTGACAGTGTCGGAGATGATGAACAAGAAGCTCAGGAGAATGGAGAGATGCAGCAAATAATTTACAGTGCTGAAAATGGGGAGCAATTGGCCTTCAACAACCAAGAACAGGGAAGGGAAGAAGAGCCCACAGGAAATGAAGAGGATAGGGAACATAGTTCTATAATCCCAAGCCGTGAGGAGTTGACCGAAGAATTGCGGAATAAAACTGCATATAGTGAGgaagaagcttacaggctgtaCTGTGACTATGGGCACCGTATGGGCTTCAGTGTTCGAAAGGGAAAGCAATACTACTTTACAGGAACCAAAACCATCCGTACAAAAGATTATTACTGCTCAAAAGAAGGTTTGAAGGATGATGAGCAGCTTACTGAGGCAAACTTTAATAAACCAGAGACCAGAACTAATTGCAAAGCGATGGTCCGTTTTAGAGTTGATTCTGAAGGTCAATGGCGAGTTATTCAGATAATTCCTGAACACAATCATGAGTTGGTTAGGCCAGAAGAGATACACTTACTGAGATCAGTGAGGACCCTTTCAGTCCCAAAACCTGGTGTGCTGAATGCAATGGTGAATGCGGAAATCCAAGCAATGCATGGCAGCTTGCATATAAACGAAGATGGTGCAGAATGTCACAGCCAGCTTAGCATCCGTAGTTACACACTGCTTGAACCAGAGGACTGTGAGGCCCTTGTTGGATATTTCAAGCGCAGAGCAAATGAGCAAGGTATGTTCTATTGGGATGTAGAAGTAGACCAAGAAGGTAGAATGGCTAATTTCTTTTGGAGGGATGGGAGAAGCCGGATTGACTATGACAGTTTCGGGGATGTTGTGATGTTTGATACATCACATCGTACCAACAAATATAATATGATATGTGCTCCGTTTGTTGGTGTGAACCAGCACCGGCAAAATGTCATGTTTGGATGTGCATTTTTGTTGGATGAATCACCAGCATCCTATGAATGGTTGTTTAAGTCATTCTTAGAGGCAATGGGTGGCCATCCTCCTAAAACAATATTTACCGATCAGAATGAATCAATCTCCAAGGTAATTGAAGATGTTCTTCCTGGGACACGTCATTGCCTTTGTCAACGGTTCATTGAAAAGAACCTGCAGTCCTATTTAGGCACTATCAGTGATTCTGGAACATTCCATAGCATGCTATCAAAGTGCATGAGAGAATGCGAGTCAGAAGCAGAGTTCGATGAAGCATGGGCCATGATGCACCATGAATATAACATGCAAAAACACCAGTGGCTCAACGATCTGTATCAGCAGAGGCATAAATGGTGCACAGCTCTTCACAAGGATGCATTTGATGGTGGTATTGAATCATTGGATAGGAATGAGGGTTCAAACAATGTTCTGAGCAGCATTGACGATGAATCAACTTCACTCGCCACCGTTGTTCATGAGCTGGATAAAACTGTAGGTATTTGGCGTAAAAATGAGTCTCTAGAGGACATTCAGTGCAACCAGGCTGCTCCGGAGTGTACAGTTAAGCATACCAGAATTTTGCAACATGCTGCTGAAGTTTACACACACAAAGTCTATAAGTctcttgaaaaatattttctagATGGATGTGGTGCAACTTCATATCAGGAAGTTCAGTGTGATGAAACATTGTATAGGTTAGAGTTCATTCTGCAAAGAAGTGGTCCAAAAGTTTGGGTAGTTTTCCTTAACACCTCGACCCTGGACTTGAGCTGTAGTTGCAAAAAATTTGAGACCATGGGTGTACTTTGTTCGCATGCTCTAAATGCACTCAGTCTCAAGAATGTTGATAGGATTCCTGAAAAGTATATTTTAAAGCGATGGACAAAATATGTCAGAAAAGGAACATATCCATTTCCAGTTGATGGATTTGCAGAACAAGATCACAGCTATGCACTCATGTATCGTAACACAGCTATGAGGTTTGTTTATGATCTATTGATGAAGAGCAAAAGTCATCAAAATACCAGAAAACTAATTCTGGATGTGCTCGAGAGTGGAGAAAAATCGCTGGAAAGTGTGTGTGAACTCAAaagattgcatatgcatcccttgggaaaaGAGAAAGATGGAAATAGGGttgaaaagaggaagaaaaaatCAACAAAACAAGAGAAACATTCAA GAAATGTAAAACAAGTGGTTTTGCCCCAGCCAGCTGGCTTGGTTTTTGTCGATCCTCCGAATCAAGATCAATATTATGCCGCGGAAGATATTGCATCGAACTCATCTATTGGTAGACCTTTCTTCTACCAG GGATATCCTGCTACTGGTGTTTCAGCAAGTCAGATTCAAGGGCATACAAATATGCAATCAGTGCCTCAGTGTGTATCACAG GAATATTCAGCATATGCTGCAGTTCAGCCACCATCGCAATTTGGTGGTGACAGAAATTTCTGA
- the LOC120696774 gene encoding protein FAR1-RELATED SEQUENCE 9-like isoform X1: protein MDGERQHRSTRTLSWHLDQYIAFHDAVMEGTSIAIEIDGEAICLDSVGDDEQEAQENGEMQQIIYSAENGEQLAFNNQEQGREEEPTGNEEDREHSSIIPSREELTEELRNKTAYSEEEAYRLYCDYGHRMGFSVRKGKQYYFTGTKTIRTKDYYCSKEGLKDDEQLTEANFNKPETRTNCKAMVRFRVDSEGQWRVIQIIPEHNHELVRPEEIHLLRSVRTLSVPKPGVLNAMVNAEIQAMHGSLHINEDGAECHSQLSIRSYTLLEPEDCEALVGYFKRRANEQGMFYWDVEVDQEGRMANFFWRDGRSRIDYDSFGDVVMFDTSHRTNKYNMICAPFVGVNQHRQNVMFGCAFLLDESPASYEWLFKSFLEAMGGHPPKTIFTDQNESISKVIEDVLPGTRHCLCQRFIEKNLQSYLGTISDSGTFHSMLSKCMRECESEAEFDEAWAMMHHEYNMQKHQWLNDLYQQRHKWCTALHKDAFDGGIESLDRNEGSNNVLSSIDDESTSLATVVHELDKTVGIWRKNESLEDIQCNQAAPECTVKHTRILQHAAEVYTHKVYKSLEKYFLDGCGATSYQEVQCDETLYRLEFILQRSGPKVWVVFLNTSTLDLSCSCKKFETMGVLCSHALNALSLKNVDRIPEKYILKRWTKYVRKGTYPFPVDGFAEQDHSYALMYRNTAMRFVYDLLMKSKSHQNTRKLILDVLESGEKSLESVCELKRLHMHPLGKEKDGNRVEKRKKKSTKQEKHSRNVKQVVLPQPAGLVFVDPPNQDQYYAAEDIASNSSIGRPFFYQGYPATGVSASQIQGHTNMQSVPQCVSQEYSAYAAVQPPSQFGGDRNF, encoded by the exons ATGGATGGGGAACGACAGCACAG GTCTACTCGCACACTTTCTTGGCATTTGGACCAATACATTGCCTTTCATGATGCAGTGATGGAAGGTACTAGCATTGCTATCGAGATTGATGGCGAGGCCATCTGTCTTGACAGTGTCGGAGATGATGAACAAGAAGCTCAGGAGAATGGAGAGATGCAGCAAATAATTTACAGTGCTGAAAATGGGGAGCAATTGGCCTTCAACAACCAAGAACAGGGAAGGGAAGAAGAGCCCACAGGAAATGAAGAGGATAGGGAACATAGTTCTATAATCCCAAGCCGTGAGGAGTTGACCGAAGAATTGCGGAATAAAACTGCATATAGTGAGgaagaagcttacaggctgtaCTGTGACTATGGGCACCGTATGGGCTTCAGTGTTCGAAAGGGAAAGCAATACTACTTTACAGGAACCAAAACCATCCGTACAAAAGATTATTACTGCTCAAAAGAAGGTTTGAAGGATGATGAGCAGCTTACTGAGGCAAACTTTAATAAACCAGAGACCAGAACTAATTGCAAAGCGATGGTCCGTTTTAGAGTTGATTCTGAAGGTCAATGGCGAGTTATTCAGATAATTCCTGAACACAATCATGAGTTGGTTAGGCCAGAAGAGATACACTTACTGAGATCAGTGAGGACCCTTTCAGTCCCAAAACCTGGTGTGCTGAATGCAATGGTGAATGCGGAAATCCAAGCAATGCATGGCAGCTTGCATATAAACGAAGATGGTGCAGAATGTCACAGCCAGCTTAGCATCCGTAGTTACACACTGCTTGAACCAGAGGACTGTGAGGCCCTTGTTGGATATTTCAAGCGCAGAGCAAATGAGCAAGGTATGTTCTATTGGGATGTAGAAGTAGACCAAGAAGGTAGAATGGCTAATTTCTTTTGGAGGGATGGGAGAAGCCGGATTGACTATGACAGTTTCGGGGATGTTGTGATGTTTGATACATCACATCGTACCAACAAATATAATATGATATGTGCTCCGTTTGTTGGTGTGAACCAGCACCGGCAAAATGTCATGTTTGGATGTGCATTTTTGTTGGATGAATCACCAGCATCCTATGAATGGTTGTTTAAGTCATTCTTAGAGGCAATGGGTGGCCATCCTCCTAAAACAATATTTACCGATCAGAATGAATCAATCTCCAAGGTAATTGAAGATGTTCTTCCTGGGACACGTCATTGCCTTTGTCAACGGTTCATTGAAAAGAACCTGCAGTCCTATTTAGGCACTATCAGTGATTCTGGAACATTCCATAGCATGCTATCAAAGTGCATGAGAGAATGCGAGTCAGAAGCAGAGTTCGATGAAGCATGGGCCATGATGCACCATGAATATAACATGCAAAAACACCAGTGGCTCAACGATCTGTATCAGCAGAGGCATAAATGGTGCACAGCTCTTCACAAGGATGCATTTGATGGTGGTATTGAATCATTGGATAGGAATGAGGGTTCAAACAATGTTCTGAGCAGCATTGACGATGAATCAACTTCACTCGCCACCGTTGTTCATGAGCTGGATAAAACTGTAGGTATTTGGCGTAAAAATGAGTCTCTAGAGGACATTCAGTGCAACCAGGCTGCTCCGGAGTGTACAGTTAAGCATACCAGAATTTTGCAACATGCTGCTGAAGTTTACACACACAAAGTCTATAAGTctcttgaaaaatattttctagATGGATGTGGTGCAACTTCATATCAGGAAGTTCAGTGTGATGAAACATTGTATAGGTTAGAGTTCATTCTGCAAAGAAGTGGTCCAAAAGTTTGGGTAGTTTTCCTTAACACCTCGACCCTGGACTTGAGCTGTAGTTGCAAAAAATTTGAGACCATGGGTGTACTTTGTTCGCATGCTCTAAATGCACTCAGTCTCAAGAATGTTGATAGGATTCCTGAAAAGTATATTTTAAAGCGATGGACAAAATATGTCAGAAAAGGAACATATCCATTTCCAGTTGATGGATTTGCAGAACAAGATCACAGCTATGCACTCATGTATCGTAACACAGCTATGAGGTTTGTTTATGATCTATTGATGAAGAGCAAAAGTCATCAAAATACCAGAAAACTAATTCTGGATGTGCTCGAGAGTGGAGAAAAATCGCTGGAAAGTGTGTGTGAACTCAAaagattgcatatgcatcccttgggaaaaGAGAAAGATGGAAATAGGGttgaaaagaggaagaaaaaatCAACAAAACAAGAGAAACATTCAA GAAATGTAAAACAAGTGGTTTTGCCCCAGCCAGCTGGCTTGGTTTTTGTCGATCCTCCGAATCAAGATCAATATTATGCCGCGGAAGATATTGCATCGAACTCATCTATTGGTAGACCTTTCTTCTACCAG GGATATCCTGCTACTGGTGTTTCAGCAAGTCAGATTCAAGGGCATACAAATATGCAATCAGTGCCTCAGTGTGTATCACAG GAATATTCAGCATATGCTGCAGTTCAGCCACCATCGCAATTTGGTGGTGACAGAAATTTCTGA